The following nucleotide sequence is from Methanolinea sp..
GAGGGCAACCGTGGTGGTCCCGTCAGAACAATTCGCTTCCACGTGGCGGCTGCCGGGATCGATGGCCTGGACGAACGTTGATTTCCCGGCATGGAACGACCCGAAGACCACGATCTTCAATCGCGTGGGATCCATTGCCAGAATTTTCCCCCGAACTTTTTTAATGGTTCCGTTTTCAGCCGCCAGGTACCGGGACACCCGCTCCCTGCGGGCCATTCATCGGTTTTATTCTCACGCACGTACACCCTGTTGGTATGTCTGAAGCACACCATCCTGCCGGAAACCGTGTACGGCTGGAGACCACCCTGGGCACGATCGAGATCGAACTTTACGCGGATATGCCGGTCACTGCCGGCAACTTCGAATCGCTGGTGAAGAAAGGGTTTTATGACGGCGTCATCTTTCACAGGGTCATCGATGGATTCATGATCCAGGGCGGCGACCCGACCGGTACCGGGACAGGCGGACCCGGCTACGTGATCAGGGATGAGTTTACCCCGGCAAATCGCAACAACCGGGGGACCATCTCCATGGCCAACGCAGGTCCGAACACCGGGGGAAGCCAGTTCTTCATCAACCTGGTGGACAACAATTACCTCGACCGCAACCACCCCGTCTTCGGCAGGGTGGTC
It contains:
- a CDS encoding peptidylprolyl isomerase — encoded protein: MSEAHHPAGNRVRLETTLGTIEIELYADMPVTAGNFESLVKKGFYDGVIFHRVIDGFMIQGGDPTGTGTGGPGYVIRDEFTPANRNNRGTISMANAGPNTGGSQFFINLVDNNYLDRNHPVFGRVVGGMDVVDSIGKVRTGKGDRPLTPVKIVVASVV